A stretch of DNA from Flavobacteriaceae bacterium MAR_2009_75:
CGAAGCCAGATTCTTTCATATTATGATATATACCACTAATACGCGTATAATTTACGTAACCCTAAATTTTTTAATGATTTTTTTCATAAATTTAAATTCTAACGCCATTAAAACTTCCTTTCCCTAAATTATGAAAACTGATTTCAGTGACAACGAATTTTTTATTCAGCACTTAAAAAACGGAAATGAGCATGCCTATGAATACTTAGTCGAAAAATATCACCATAGGCTTTGTGTCTATGCCAATAGTTTGGTTAGCGATAAAGATCAAGCAGAAGATATTGTTCAAAATGTTCTTATTAGAACATGGGAGCGAAGACATAATTTAAAAACTGATTTTACGATAAAAAGTTTTCTTTATAAATCGGTTCATAATGAGTTTATCGATCAATACCGGAAACAGAAATCGGTTACTGCCCTTGAGAAAAAATATATAGAAGAGCTTGAAAGATTTACAGAAAAAGATGAAGTGTTTTTCGAAAAGCTCTTATCTATAGTTCAGAAAGAGATTCAAAACCTGCCTCCAAAGTGCAAAAAAATATTCTTGATGAGTAAGCAAGAAGGGTTTAGCAACGTCGAAATTGCGGAGCATTTGAATATTTCGAAGAAAGCTATCGAGTATCATATAACCAAAGCCTTCGCCATTTTAAGAAAGAAAGCCAATAGTGATGTCGAACCTATTCTATTTTTGCTATATGGGTTTAGAAAAGCAAAAAAGATTCAGCCTTAGTACGATTAACCCTATCTTAAGTTGGCTTCGGACAGTATAGGCTTCATTTCAGGATAATCTAAATCATTATCCATATATTTTTTTCGTTCTTCGACCAGCTCGCTTTTCATTTCTTTAATAATAGCGGTATAGGCAGGGTCATCAAAGGCATTTCGAAGTTCTTTAGGGTCGCTCTCTAAATCGTAAAATTCCCAAGTGGGTGCCGTTATTTCTTTTGAGGTTCCTTTTTTATCCAAGGGTTGGCCGTAAAAAAATGCAAGC
This window harbors:
- a CDS encoding RNA polymerase sigma-70 factor (ECF subfamily); protein product: MKTDFSDNEFFIQHLKNGNEHAYEYLVEKYHHRLCVYANSLVSDKDQAEDIVQNVLIRTWERRHNLKTDFTIKSFLYKSVHNEFIDQYRKQKSVTALEKKYIEELERFTEKDEVFFEKLLSIVQKEIQNLPPKCKKIFLMSKQEGFSNVEIAEHLNISKKAIEYHITKAFAILRKKANSDVEPILFLLYGFRKAKKIQP